From a single Apium graveolens cultivar Ventura chromosome 2, ASM990537v1, whole genome shotgun sequence genomic region:
- the LOC141688560 gene encoding uncharacterized protein LOC141688560 — MTVKKFHNTDDVERLAMINCAMIMSRAENRLSEQGGGQMFECKTCRRSFSSFQALGGHTASHKRPKLPVGIDTQTEKQLPKPHKCTVCYAEFWTGQALGGHMRKHRSPKIHEFLGSCENIDNNSSTSDDHYVVFKVGSNADCSGKRVLGLDLNLSPEQNGEKIFMF, encoded by the coding sequence ATGACGGTAAAGAAATTTCATAACACAGACGATGTCGAGAGATTGGCAATGATAAACTGTGCAATGATTATGAGCAGAGCAGAAAATAGGTTATCTGAGCAGGGTGGGGGTCAGATGTTTGAGTGCAAGACATGTCGACGTAGTTTCTCCAGTTTTCAAGCCCTAGGTGGTCATACAGCCAGTCACAAGCGCCCCAAATTACCTGTTGGCATCGACACCCAAACCGAGAAACAGTTACCCAAGCCCCACAAGTGCACTGTTTGTTATGCTGAGTTCTGGACCGGACAGGCTTTGGGTGGTCACATGAGAAAGCATCGATCACCCAAGATTCATGAGTTTCTTGGAAGTTGCGAGAATATTGATAATAATTCTAGTACAAGTGATGATCATTATGTTGTTTTCAAGGTGGGGAGTAATGCTGATTGTTCTGGTAAGAGGGTTTTAGGACTTGATTTGAATTTGAGTCCGGAACAGAATGGGGAAAAGATtttcatgttttaa
- the LOC141707309 gene encoding small ribosomal subunit protein uS8, with amino-acid sequence MVRVSVLNDALKSMFNAEKRGKRQVMIRPSSKVVIKFLMVMQKHGYIGEFEYVDDHRSGKIVVELNGRLNKCGVISPRFDVGVKEIEPWTARLLPSRQFGYIVLTTSAGIMDHEEARRKNVGGKVLGFFY; translated from the exons ATGGTGAGGGTTAGTGTACTGAATGATGCTCTCAAGAGCATGTTTAATGCAGAGAAGAGGGGTAAACGTCAGGTCATGATCAGGCCTTCATCGAAAGTGGTTATCAAGTTCCTTATGGTCATGCAAAAGCATG GTTACATTGGAGAGTTTGAGTATGTTGATGACCATAGATCTGGAAAGATTGTGGTTGAATTGAATGGGAGGTTGAATAAATGTGGAGTGATTAGTCCTCGTTTTGATGTTGGTGTCAAAGAGATTGAGCCTTGGACTGCACGACTTCTTCCGTCAAGACAG TTTGGTTATATTGTTCTGACCACATCTGCTGGAATCATGGATCACGAAGAAGCCAGAAGGAAGAATGTCGGTGGTAAAGTTCTTGGATTCTTTTACTGA